GGAAACTGCCATTCCGGTAACCGGCGAGCGCATTAGCGGTGAATTGTTCCTTTGGGAGCCAGGTGTAGCCGCGCAGGCCGTCATTCAAACTGTAATCTTTACCTTTCCGCTCTGCAAAATACCCCGCGAAATCGTTGCGGTTGATGCCTGCCGAGACGGACCAGTTTTCATTCAGGTTGTGTGATGCCTTGACCGACTGGATGTGCCGTCCCTTGTTGAAAAATGCAAATTCATCCGAAACGGTTTCTTCCTGTACCGTAGCGGAGATTTCACAATCGTGGACCGACTGCTTTTTGGTGATGATATTCAATATCCCGCTCACCGCATTGGCGCCATGTGTGACCCCCATGGCCCCTTCTATAATCTCAATGCGCTCGACCTCGTCGAGATTCACCTGGGTCAGGTCGGTATTGTTGCCCAAACCGTTGTCCGTTACAAGCGGAATGTTGTCAACAAGGATCTTAAAATACTGTGCATCCAACCCAAACATCGACACCTGCGAACGTCCATCGCTGCCGCTCGTGCGGACGGAAATATTGAGGTATTGGTTGAGTACGTCGCCCAGGTTATTCGCTGCAAGCTGCTGGATGTCGCGTTTCGTAATGACCCTCACCTGGTGTACCGCCTTGTTCAGCGCCTGGGGCTCAAACTGTCCGGTTACGATGACTTCTTCGAGCTTATCCGTTTTCAGGGAATCGGTGTGTTGCTGCTGCCCGGATGCGGAAATGTAGGCAACGAACGTGAATAAGATGGGAAGGGATACTTTCATTATTTAGATTGCTTCTTAATAATTTTTGCAAATATATATTGTTATTTTTAATTGTTCTAAATAAAAATACTATTTTTGCGCAGCAACATTTAACCTTTCATTTATGAAATCAAGACAACCTGAACACCTTGTATGGGGTAAAATTTCTGTTTCAAAACAATGTCTCACCGTTTTGGCCGCGCTGGGTTTCGCGCTGACCAGCGCGCAGGAAAATAAGAAAGCGCAAGACATCAGGGCCATCAAATCGATGTGTGGGTGTTATGAGGTGGAATTCAATTTTGCCGAAACCTTCCAGCATTCCAAAGACGCAAATTACAAGCCTTCGAAAACCAAACTGGACTCCGGACTCGAATGGGTGGAGCTTGTTGAAGATCGGTCGGACAAACTTGTCCTGCAGCATTTATTGTTGGTATCCGATTCGGTTATCGTAAAGCACTGGCGTCAGGACTGGGTTTACGAGAACACCGATTTCTATCGCTTTTTCAAAGACAAGACCTGGAAATTTTCCGCTTTACCGAAAGCGACCGTCAAAGGCCAATGGACACAAAACGTTTACCAGGTGGATGACAGTCCGAGATACAGCGGCAGTGCCACGTGGATTCACGCTGACGGGCGCCATTTCTGGACCAGCACCACTGATGCGCCGCTGCCACGCCGGGAGTACACGGTGCGCAGTGACTACAACGTACTCCGCCGGACCAACACGCACGAAATTACCAGTGAAGGCTGGACACACGACCAGGACAACGAGAAAATCGTCCGTGATGATGCCGGAAAAGACGTACTGGTTGCGAGTGAAAAAGGATTCGACGTCTATCGTAAAGTGTCAGATTCTAAGTGTCAGGCCGCGCGGGATTACTGGAAAAAGAACGCTGCGCTGTGGAAAAACGTGCGTGCCAAGTGGCAGGCGGTGTACGGGCGAAAAAAAGACCTCAACCTGGCCGTAAAGGTGAACGATTCGTTTCTGTACGAGCAGCTGTTCGATCTTAAGGCGGATGCTGGAAAGCAGGAAAGCGACAGGATTATAGACTCGTTTATAAAATAAATGCGGAGTCATTTGAAAATGCCTGCTGTTTCACAAAAAATCCCGGACCGTTAAGCGCTCCGGGATTTTTTTATATGAAATCGATTTGGTAAACTGCTATGGCACTTTCGGCAGAAAGACCTCTGCTATCATACAGCGGGCACTTCCGCCACCACAAGCTTCTATAGTTGCAAGGTCGGTGCTCAGTATTTCGGCATGTTTTTGTAACCTGCCCAATTGATCGTGGGTCAGGCTTGCTTTGGCGGCCGCACCCATAACCACAAAATGCTTACCATCGGTACCGAGCACCTCGAGCATGTTTCCTGCAAAAGCGTCAAGCTGTTTGCCTGAAATGAGTATGACCTCCTTCCCGTCATCCTTAAGGCTTTCTAGAACCATCTTCCGTTCCTTTTTGTCTTCAATCGCATCTGCACAGATGACCGCAAAGCCGGAGCCCACGCACAACATCACATTCGTATGGTAAATCGGCTTTCTTCTGCCGTTGACAGTGTGGAATGCTTCAAAGATCAACGGTTGCAAATCGAAATCCTCACAAAATTCAATAAATAACTCCTCATTGCTGCGTTCGGACAGGCAACAGTAGGCCTTGCCGTGTTGCCGATCAAGCACGACGCTTCCAGTGCCTTCAAGGAAGTAACCGTCCTGTTCAGCATCGGTATAATCCATTACATTTTCAATACGAAACCCCATCTGCTCAAGCAAGTCCAGAATGTCTTCCCGGCGTTCGGCACGACGATTTTCGGCAAGCATCGGGTATAAAGCTACATCGCCGTTCTCATGGAACGAAATCCAGTTATTCGGAAAAACCGAATCGGGCGTGTCCGGTTCTGTGGTATCCTCGACAACGATGACATCAACACCCGCGGCCTTCAGGGTGTTAACCAGCATATCGAACTCCTGCCGGGCTTTTGTATTGATTGCCGAGGGCAGCATGTTTAGACCTGCCTGGAAAGCATTGTCATCAGCAGTTTGAGAATTGAGCCGGAACGCCGCAGGCCGGATCATCAGTATCGTGTTTGTATTCTGGCGCATGGTGTTTTATAAGGAATGTCAGGACTGAAATGTTCAACAAGCGATTCGCAATTGCAAAATTAACATATGGTATGCGTTTTACGTATTTGGGATATCTTTTTTATTTGTAGGGCTGCATTTTCCCCTTCCCTGAAGGAAAATTACCACTTTTATCCGAAAGCACCTGCGTGAAAACCACACCAAATCTTAAAATTTGGTTTGCTACCGTTTAAGCACTTCGCAGGTCGATGCAATGATATCGTATGCGATTTCTGCCATACGGTTTTTCTTGTCGTCCAGGCACGGATTGACCTCAACGACTTCCATGCAGACGGTTTTCGGGTGGGCTGCCATGGCGCACATGATGGCTTTGGCTTCCGCGGGAGTTAACCCGTTTTTCACCGGCGTCCCGGTGCCATGAGACGACATATCCGGATCCATCGAATCGACATCGAACGATACATAAAGCATATCGCAGGACATAAATTTAGCCTTGACCCTATCCAATATACGATCGACACCCTCTTTGCGTACCTCGGAAACCGCAATATTCTCGACGTTAAGTTCCCGAATGATACAGTCTTCCTGCTCCTCGGTATCGCGCACGGCGATGTACAGCAAATCTTCCGGCCGTACTTTAGGCGTATCGCCACCGATGGATTTCAGGATTTCCCATTTTTCGATAGTCGCTGCGTCGACGTCATTGGCCTTACATTCCATATTGTCCGTATGCAGCGCCACCGACAGCGGCATACCGTGCATATTACCCGTCGGCGTAGTGTACGGCGTATGGATATCGGCGTGTGCATCGATCCATAAAACACCAAGCCGTTTGTCCGGAAATACCGCTTTGAGAGCAGCAATTGTACCGCCTGCTGAGCCGTGATCGGCGGCGATGATAAAAGGAAACGCGCCCTCACGGATGATTTCCGGCACCGCCTTATGAAGTTCTTTGTAAATCGTGATGACACCTTCAATATTTTTTGCGAAAGGACAAAGCGCAGGCTTATCAAGCAATTGGTTCACATCGGCCAGCCGCCTTACGTCATTTTCCGAAAAAAGAAAACTATGGGCGCTGCGTGCCGCGGTCATAATAGCGTCCGGACCTAAAGATGCGCCGCGGGTGCCGGCAGTGATTTCAGATGGGTTTAAAAGGAAAGTAATTTTCTCGTGCATAAATCCGTTTTCGGGATTTCCTCAAAAATCCCCGTTTCAGCAAAGATATAGATTTCGGGCAATCTGCAAAACCCGAATCCATTCATTTGAACGGTAAAAATCAGTACTTTTTACATTTTCCTGAAACCGGAAAAATTAACGCTCTCACGCAGCCAGAGCCTGTTAATTATGATTTCCCTAACAGTATTTAAAACTAACTTTACGCCGTTAACTAAAAAAAAAATTGATTATGAAAAAAATTACACTAGCCTTTTTAGGCTGCTTGTTTTCAGGTGCTGTGTTTGCACAGTTTACTGAAAACTTCGATGCGGGCACGACGCTCCCGGCCGGATGGTCCGTTATCCAGGGTGGCGATCCCAACACTTGGGAGGTTACCGACATGATGGACCTGGTCGGATTGGATGCCCATTCCGGCACGAATGCTGCGGCAATCGTTTATGATTCAGATGCCCATGACGATTATCTGGTTACACCCGCAATTACCGTTGCGGCCGGGGTTAACGATTATTTCTCTTTTTGGGGCAGAAGCCTTGATCCGGACTATCCAGAAGTCATCGATTTGAAATTATC
The nucleotide sequence above comes from Flavobacterium magnum. Encoded proteins:
- the ctlX gene encoding citrulline utilization hydrolase CtlX yields the protein MRQNTNTILMIRPAAFRLNSQTADDNAFQAGLNMLPSAINTKARQEFDMLVNTLKAAGVDVIVVEDTTEPDTPDSVFPNNWISFHENGDVALYPMLAENRRAERREDILDLLEQMGFRIENVMDYTDAEQDGYFLEGTGSVVLDRQHGKAYCCLSERSNEELFIEFCEDFDLQPLIFEAFHTVNGRRKPIYHTNVMLCVGSGFAVICADAIEDKKERKMVLESLKDDGKEVILISGKQLDAFAGNMLEVLGTDGKHFVVMGAAAKASLTHDQLGRLQKHAEILSTDLATIEACGGGSARCMIAEVFLPKVP
- a CDS encoding arginase, whose product is MHEKITFLLNPSEITAGTRGASLGPDAIMTAARSAHSFLFSENDVRRLADVNQLLDKPALCPFAKNIEGVITIYKELHKAVPEIIREGAFPFIIAADHGSAGGTIAALKAVFPDKRLGVLWIDAHADIHTPYTTPTGNMHGMPLSVALHTDNMECKANDVDAATIEKWEILKSIGGDTPKVRPEDLLYIAVRDTEEQEDCIIRELNVENIAVSEVRKEGVDRILDRVKAKFMSCDMLYVSFDVDSMDPDMSSHGTGTPVKNGLTPAEAKAIMCAMAAHPKTVCMEVVEVNPCLDDKKNRMAEIAYDIIASTCEVLKR
- a CDS encoding DUF6607 family protein; protein product: MKSRQPEHLVWGKISVSKQCLTVLAALGFALTSAQENKKAQDIRAIKSMCGCYEVEFNFAETFQHSKDANYKPSKTKLDSGLEWVELVEDRSDKLVLQHLLLVSDSVIVKHWRQDWVYENTDFYRFFKDKTWKFSALPKATVKGQWTQNVYQVDDSPRYSGSATWIHADGRHFWTSTTDAPLPRREYTVRSDYNVLRRTNTHEITSEGWTHDQDNEKIVRDDAGKDVLVASEKGFDVYRKVSDSKCQAARDYWKKNAALWKNVRAKWQAVYGRKKDLNLAVKVNDSFLYEQLFDLKADAGKQESDRIIDSFIK